One genomic window of Pagrus major chromosome 22, Pma_NU_1.0 includes the following:
- the tmem151ba gene encoding transmembrane protein 151B has protein sequence MSPASAATASESSITTVPEEESDSPREEQRPQKQTLTKSLCQETHWKCLLLSLLMYSCVGVMAWCQVTKVTHLSFDSSHKGKSMMYHDSPCSNGYIYIPLAFLVMLYVVYLVECWHCYTRNELQYKVDVESVAERVQRMQQATPCIWWKAISYHYVRRTRQVTRYRNGDAYTTTQVYHERVNTHVAEAEFDYGNCGVKDISKQLLGLEDFPITRLRFTKCFSFANVESENSYLTQRARFFTENEGLDDYMEAREGMHLKNVDFKEYMIAFSDPNHLPWYASNSTFWAAAAFTLSWPLRVLAEYRTACAHYHVEKLFGFDFVPVTPSEERPYCRHIPRVNTIDSTELEWHIRSNQQLVPSYSEAVLMDLAQLSGSCNSYSVCGGYGSYRQNCERCHRAISSSSIFSRSALSICNTGSPRIPFSASRFSLGRLYGSRRSCLWRSSGSLNETSCPTESTRCLSGQQTSSEENPPAYQDALYFPVLIVHRNEGCLNHDHRSLHRNGSCVETSL, from the exons ATGTCCCCAGCATCGGCTGCGACCGCCAGTGAAAGCAGCATCACCACCGTCCCCGAGGAGGAGTCGGACAGCCCGCGAGAGGAG CAGCGACCCCAGAAACAGACCTTGACTAAATCCTTGTGTCAGGAAACTCACTGGAAATGCCTGCTGCTGTCCCTGCTGATGTACAGCTGCGTCGGGGTGATGGCCTGGTGCCAGGTGACCAAGGTCACCCACCTGTCCTTCGACAGCTCTCACAAGGGAAAGTCTATGATGTACCACGACAGTCCCTGCTCGAACGGCTACATCTACATCCCTTTGGCCTTCCTGGTCATGCTCTATGTGGTCTACCTGGTGGAGTGTTGGCACTGCTACACCAGGAATGAGCTGCAGTACAAGGTGGATGTAGAAAGTGTGGCGGAGCGCGTCCAGCGAATGCAGCAGGCTACGCCCTGCATCTGGTGGAAGGCCATTAGCTACCACTATGTCAGGAGGACGCGGCAGGTGACGCGCTACCGTAACGGAGACGCCTACACCACCACGCAGGTCTACCATGAGCGAGTCAACACCCACGTGGCTGAGGCAGAGTTTGACTACGGGAACTGTGGGGTTAAAGACATTTCAAAGCAACTGCTTGGCCTGGAGGACTTCCCCATCACCAGGCTGAGGTTCACTAAGTGCTTTAGCTTTGCCAACGTGGAGTCAGAGAACTCGTACCTGACCCAGCGAGCCAGGTTCTTCACAGAGAACGAGGGCCTGGACGACTACATGGAGGCCCGTGAGGGGATGCACCTGAAGAATGTAGACTTCAAGGAGTATATGATTGCCTTTTCTGACCCTAATCACCTTCCCTGGTACGCATCCAACTCCACTTTCTGGGCGGCAGCTGCTTTCACCCTCTCCTGGCCTCTGCGGGTGCTGGCAGAGTACCGCACTGCCTGTGCACACTACCATGTGGAGAAGCTGTTTGGTTTCGACTTTGTGCCAGTAACACCATCTGAGGAGCGGCCGTATTGCCGTCACATCCCACGAGTCAACACAATCGACAGCACGGAGCTGGAGTGGCACATCCGCTCCAACCAGCAGCTGGTGCCCAGTTACTCAGAGGCCGTCCTCATGGACCTGGCCCAGCTCTCAGGGAGCTGCAACAGCTACTCTGTCTGTGGAGGCTACGGCAGCTACCGGCAGAACTGTGAGCGCTGCCACCGTGCcatcagcagctcctccatcttctctcgGAGCGCCCTCAGCATTTGCAACACGGGGAGCCCCCGCATCCCCTTCAGCGCCAGCCGCTTCTCGCTGGGCCGGCTGTATGGCTCCAGGCGGAGCTgcctgtggaggagcagcgggaGCCTGAATGAGACGTCCTGCCCCACAGAGAGCACGCGCTGTCTGTCAGGCCAGCAGACCAGTAGTGAGGAGAACCCTCCAGCCTACCAGGACGCGCTGTACTTCCCAGTGCTCATTGTACATCGCAACGAGGGCTGCCTCAACCACGATCACCGCTCCCTACACAGAAACGGCTCCTGTGTGGAGACTTCCCTATGA